The sequence below is a genomic window from Bacteroidales bacterium.
TAATGAGAGAGTGTGGAGAGTGGAGTTGGGGGGGGGGGGGGTTGTGGTGGTGGGGGGGGGGGGGTGTGGGGGGGTTGGTGGGGGGGGGGGGTTGGGAAATGGGAAGGGTTGGGCCAGCGGCGGAGGTCTTGAATAACTAGCGCCCCCTTTCCAAGGGGTGTCCGCCTGAGGCGGACGGGGGATTTTTGCGATCTTCGTATATATCACAGTATCACCAAAAAGGATATTAAGAAGTGACGATTAAAATTGAGATAATAAGCTGATTAAATTGAAGAATAGAAACACAGATTTTAGCCGATAGATAAAAATTTGACAATCTGCTTAAGTATTAATTCATATTTTGCGAGTGCCTGTAAAGGAGTGTTCAACTAACAAGTAACCAAATCAAGATCGATTCATGACCCCATATAAATCAGATACAGAAGCCCTGGATGCCTTCGTTGTAAAATACAACGAACTAAGGAAGGAGATCGGCAAAGTGATTGTCGGGCAGGATGAAGTTGTAAAAAACGTCCTGATTGCTATTTTCAGCAAAGGACATGGCTTGCTTGTAGGGGTTCCGGGTCTGGCAAAGACTCTCATGGTAAATACGATCAGCCGTGCACTGGGACTTACCTATAGCCGTATACAGTTTACGCCCGACTTAATGCCCAGTGATATCATTGGAACGGAAATCCTCGATGAAAACCGTCATTTTAAATTCATCAAGGGTCCTGTTTTTGCCAATATTATCCTCGCTGATGAAATCAACCGCACTCCGCCCAAAACACAGAGTGCATTGTTGGAGGCCATGCAGGAAAAAGCTGTAACAGTTGCAGGGATCAACCATAAACTTGAAGAGCCTTTTTTTGTATTGGCAACACAAAACCCAATTGAGCAGGAAGGCACCTATCCCCTTCCTGAAGCCCAGCTTGACCGATTCATGTTCAATATCTGGCTGGATTATCCTTCCTTTGAAGAAGAAATCAGGGTGGTGAAAACTACAACAGCCAATTATGTAGCAGATATAAAAGTGATTCTGCAGGCTGATGAAATTGTATACTTCCAGGATCTGATCCGCAGAATTCCTGTTGCTGACAATGTTTACGAATATGCTGTAAAACTGGCTGCCAGGACACGTCCTGGTACTACAAGTGCACATCCCTGGGCAAATGATTACCTCACATGGGGCGCCGGTCCACGTGCCTCCCAATACCTGATCCTGGGCGCAAAATGCCATGCTGCAGTTAATGGTAAATACTCCCCGGATATTGAAGATGTTATGGCTATTTCTACCGCTATATTAAGACATCGTATTGTCCGCAATTACAAAGCGGAAGCCGAAGGAATCAAAGAAGAACATATTGTAAAAGAGTTTCTGAAATAGGCAGGGCAGAGGAGGATAAGGGGGCCCCCCCTCCATTCTGCGGCTGTTGTCTTCCACCCCCCCACAAAATTCCCTTGATTTAAGAATGTCGATTAACCCCGCCTGAATGCGAAAAACCACCCCAAAACAACAAACCCCCCGGGGGGGGGGGGATTTTTGATTTTTGAAGTGCTTTACTTCTAAATTCTCAATTCGTTGATCTTCATTCGTTAATCAATATTACTTCCTGTTTTCAGACTTCCTATTATTCGTTGTACTTTTACACTAAAATCGTTTTTCGCTTTTCATTCCTCAATACACCCCATGCCA
It includes:
- a CDS encoding AAA family ATPase — translated: MTPYKSDTEALDAFVVKYNELRKEIGKVIVGQDEVVKNVLIAIFSKGHGLLVGVPGLAKTLMVNTISRALGLTYSRIQFTPDLMPSDIIGTEILDENRHFKFIKGPVFANIILADEINRTPPKTQSALLEAMQEKAVTVAGINHKLEEPFFVLATQNPIEQEGTYPLPEAQLDRFMFNIWLDYPSFEEEIRVVKTTTANYVADIKVILQADEIVYFQDLIRRIPVADNVYEYAVKLAARTRPGTTSAHPWANDYLTWGAGPRASQYLILGAKCHAAVNGKYSPDIEDVMAISTAILRHRIVRNYKAEAEGIKEEHIVKEFLK